A section of the Rhizomicrobium sp. genome encodes:
- a CDS encoding dihydroorotase — translation MSQTFDLLIRGGVVATPNGLAGGDVGVVGGKIAAIGSLAGAKAAEVFEAKGLHVLPGVIDSQCHFREPGNEHKEDLESGSRAAVLGGVTGVFEMPNTNPPTTTRAAMEDKLARAANRMHCDYAFYIGATPANIGALAELERMPGVAGVKAFLGSSTGTLLLDHESDIAAMLRAGRRRVAVHSEDEDRLKSRKHLALPGDPRSHPVWRDAEAARKSTERVIRLARAAGRRLHVLHVTTADEIPLLAGAKEICTAETTPQHLTLAAPECYERLGTYAQMNPPIRDASHRAALWEAVNQGVIDVIGSDHAPHTRAEKDKTYPDTPSGMPGVQTLVTILLDHVAAGRMTLERFIDLTSTGAARIFGIAGKGRIARGFDADFTIVDLKARHKIENSWIASKCGWTPFDGMQTTGWALATIVRGQTVMRDRALVAGGLGKPIRFGETLEPA, via the coding sequence ATGTCTCAGACCTTCGATCTCCTTATCCGCGGCGGGGTTGTCGCCACGCCCAACGGCCTCGCCGGGGGCGATGTCGGCGTTGTCGGCGGCAAGATCGCCGCCATCGGTTCGCTCGCCGGCGCCAAGGCGGCGGAAGTGTTCGAGGCCAAGGGCCTCCACGTCCTGCCCGGCGTGATCGACAGCCAGTGCCATTTCCGCGAGCCCGGCAACGAGCACAAGGAAGATCTGGAGAGCGGCAGCCGTGCGGCGGTGCTGGGCGGCGTCACCGGCGTCTTCGAGATGCCCAACACCAACCCGCCGACCACCACCCGCGCCGCAATGGAGGACAAGCTCGCCCGCGCCGCGAACCGCATGCATTGCGACTATGCGTTCTATATCGGCGCCACGCCGGCCAATATCGGCGCGCTGGCGGAACTGGAGCGGATGCCGGGCGTCGCCGGCGTGAAGGCGTTCCTCGGCTCCTCGACCGGCACGCTGCTGCTCGACCATGAGAGCGACATCGCCGCCATGCTGCGTGCCGGCCGCCGCCGGGTCGCGGTGCATTCGGAGGACGAGGATCGTCTGAAATCCCGCAAGCATCTCGCGCTGCCCGGCGATCCGCGCAGCCATCCGGTGTGGCGCGACGCCGAAGCGGCCCGCAAGTCGACCGAGCGCGTCATCCGCCTCGCGCGCGCCGCCGGCCGCCGCCTGCATGTGCTGCATGTGACCACTGCCGACGAAATCCCGCTGCTGGCCGGTGCGAAGGAAATCTGCACCGCCGAGACCACGCCGCAACATCTGACACTCGCCGCGCCCGAATGTTACGAGCGCCTCGGCACCTATGCGCAGATGAACCCGCCGATCCGCGACGCGTCGCATCGCGCCGCTTTGTGGGAGGCTGTGAACCAGGGCGTGATCGACGTCATCGGCTCCGACCACGCACCGCATACCCGCGCCGAGAAGGACAAGACCTATCCCGACACGCCGTCCGGCATGCCGGGCGTGCAGACTCTGGTAACGATCCTGCTCGACCATGTGGCCGCCGGCCGGATGACTCTCGAACGCTTCATCGACCTGACCAGCACCGGCGCGGCGCGCATCTTCGGCATCGCGGGCAAGGGCCGCATCGCGCGCGGCTTCGACGCCGATTTCACCATCGTCGACCTCAAGGCCCGGCACAAAATCGAGAACAGCTGGATCGCCTCCAAATGCGGCTGGACGCCGTTCGACGGCATGCAGACCACCGGCTGGGCGCTGGCGACGATCGTCCGCGGCCAAACGGTGATGCGCGACCGCGCGCTGGTCGCCGGCGGCCTCGGCAAGCCGATCCGCTTCGGCGAGACGCTGGAGCCGGCATGA
- a CDS encoding PaaI family thioesterase, whose translation MTWATERLDALISGKDDPPPVIQTMRLGTLDAWDEGWVGKRWEPDAEMLNDDGTLFGGCIAALADQLLGFAAMTVIPEGSMFRTINLQVQFLRVGRAHPLLMEARVTAHTKSLIAVEADFYREADKTLIARASAQQMVLPLATP comes from the coding sequence ATGACCTGGGCGACCGAGCGGCTGGACGCATTGATCTCGGGCAAGGACGATCCGCCGCCGGTGATCCAGACGATGCGGCTGGGAACGCTCGATGCCTGGGACGAAGGATGGGTCGGCAAGCGCTGGGAACCGGATGCGGAGATGCTGAACGACGACGGCACCTTGTTCGGCGGTTGTATCGCCGCGCTCGCCGATCAGCTCCTGGGCTTCGCGGCCATGACCGTGATCCCGGAAGGCAGCATGTTCCGCACGATCAATCTGCAGGTGCAGTTCCTGCGCGTCGGCCGCGCCCATCCCTTGCTGATGGAGGCGCGCGTCACCGCCCACACCAAGTCGCTCATCGCGGTCGAAGCCGATTTCTACCGCGAGGCGGACAAGACTCTGATCGCCCGGGCGAGCGCCCAGCAGATGGTGCTACCCCTGGCAACGCCTTGA
- a CDS encoding MDR family oxidoreductase, translating to MKSRFKAVLLRKDGDRQTVEDVELTPDDLMQGDVTVAVSHSTVNYKDGLALTGRSPVVRKFPMIPGVDLAGTVEESSHPDFKPGDKVVLNGFGLSETHYGGYSELARVKGDWLVPLPKAFTPAQAMAIGTAGYTAMLCVLALEDAHVTPAKGAVVVTGANGGVGSVAVAVLAKLGYKVIASTGRPEEADYLKELGASEIMPRAELSGDPRPLAKERWAGGVDSVGSKTLANVIAATSYQGAVAACGLAGGMDLPTSVAPFILRGVSLLGIDSVQMPKPRRIQAWERLAKDLDPARLAAMTHSIPFSGLRQAAEDILSGKIRGRLVVEI from the coding sequence ATGAAGAGCCGGTTCAAGGCCGTCCTGCTGCGCAAGGACGGCGACAGGCAGACCGTTGAGGACGTCGAGTTGACGCCGGACGATCTGATGCAAGGCGACGTCACCGTCGCCGTGTCGCATTCGACCGTGAACTACAAGGACGGGCTCGCGCTCACCGGCCGCTCGCCCGTGGTGCGCAAATTCCCGATGATCCCGGGCGTCGATCTCGCCGGCACGGTCGAGGAATCGTCCCATCCCGACTTCAAGCCGGGCGACAAGGTCGTGCTGAACGGCTTCGGCCTCAGCGAGACGCATTATGGCGGCTATTCCGAGCTGGCGCGGGTCAAGGGCGATTGGCTGGTGCCGCTGCCGAAGGCGTTCACGCCGGCGCAGGCGATGGCGATCGGCACCGCCGGCTACACCGCGATGCTCTGCGTGCTGGCGCTGGAAGACGCGCATGTGACGCCCGCGAAGGGTGCCGTGGTGGTGACCGGCGCCAATGGCGGCGTCGGCTCGGTCGCGGTCGCGGTGCTGGCCAAGCTCGGCTACAAGGTCATCGCCTCGACGGGACGGCCCGAGGAAGCGGACTATCTGAAGGAACTCGGCGCCAGCGAGATCATGCCGCGCGCCGAACTCTCGGGCGATCCGCGCCCGCTCGCCAAGGAGCGCTGGGCCGGCGGCGTCGACAGTGTCGGTTCCAAGACGCTCGCCAATGTCATCGCGGCGACATCGTATCAGGGCGCAGTGGCGGCCTGCGGCCTCGCCGGCGGCATGGACCTGCCGACCAGCGTCGCGCCCTTCATCCTGCGCGGCGTCTCCCTGCTCGGGATCGACTCGGTGCAGATGCCCAAGCCGCGGCGAATCCAGGCATGGGAGCGGCTGGCCAAGGATCTCGATCCGGCCAGGCTTGCCGCGATGACACACTCGATCCCGTTCTCGGGTCTGCGCCAGGCGGCGGAGGATATCCTTAGCGGAAAAATCCGCGGCCGCCTGGTCGTCGAAATTTAG
- a CDS encoding LysE family transporter gives MDYIVLGVSGIVIGLFVAVPIGPVNLICIRRTLAFGPLNGFMSGLGAAAGDTVFAIVTAFGLTAVAQLIEGYSSIIELAGGAMLVYFGVHTYLAKVEARLDDKLAAKEKGASTLFRAVASTFALTITNPATLLGFAALIAGLGGLAGGHPSIASASFVVIGVAVGSTLWWLILTAIVGLFHASINDHTMALINRISGIAIAGSGLAVLVHVATKIF, from the coding sequence ATGGACTATATCGTCCTCGGCGTCTCCGGGATCGTGATCGGGCTCTTCGTTGCGGTCCCGATCGGGCCCGTGAATCTGATCTGCATCCGGCGCACGCTCGCCTTCGGTCCGCTCAACGGATTCATGTCCGGGCTGGGCGCTGCGGCCGGCGACACCGTGTTCGCCATCGTCACCGCCTTCGGCCTGACCGCGGTGGCGCAGCTCATCGAGGGCTATTCCTCGATCATCGAGCTCGCGGGCGGTGCGATGCTGGTCTATTTCGGCGTCCATACCTATCTGGCCAAGGTCGAGGCGCGGCTCGACGACAAGCTCGCCGCCAAGGAAAAAGGCGCGTCCACCCTGTTCCGCGCGGTGGCATCCACCTTCGCGCTGACCATCACCAACCCCGCGACGCTGCTCGGCTTCGCGGCGCTGATCGCGGGCCTCGGCGGCCTGGCCGGCGGCCATCCCTCCATCGCCTCCGCGTCCTTCGTCGTGATCGGCGTCGCGGTGGGCTCGACCCTGTGGTGGCTGATCCTGACGGCAATCGTCGGCCTGTTCCACGCCAGCATCAACGATCACACCATGGCGCTGATCAACCGTATCTCCGGCATCGCCATCGCCGGCTCGGGCCTGGCGGTCCTCGTTCACGTCGCCACGAAGATCTTCTGA
- a CDS encoding tyrosinase family protein: MTVLFDVPGTSRRVFLGTAAAAAGSALLPAIAAPAAKYTRYNATSPQGRAMLVSYERGVRNLLKYDAGDSRNWFRNAFIHAMDCPHGNWWFFTWHRPFVGYFEQTVRDASGSPNFAFPYWDWTAEARIPEGMFSGALDPTSGFFNPYISTFETFFEYLNPAMTDYWKTLSPAQLAQLQTRGMPTLASLWQQVKDFEQSAMYAQTPYARYLTKANPWLDDKTKVTVSLPTILKGLAPNTFDTFNSNETPSHNTAPSGTTVFAILEGQPHNKTHNNIGGVGHIPNDQYLKFGYMADNLSPVDPVFFLHHSNMDRLWDVWTRKQQARRLPWLPTGAQFRTFATEPFLFYVDRMGKPAPRRTAGESIPIGDFDYAYQPGSGEQSVTPVAAAVAALKPFVGAVSAGAGAVSVPQNLLQGGTLVASITIPHPMSGAAPRDYDVLVNAPPGTTHVEADSPYYAGTVSFFGFMAGMMAMDVTFQVPLTRLPAAAKGKAPGDLVFTVVPSYASPNLRATALGQNGPAPLLKAVSVAVSP, translated from the coding sequence ATGACGGTCCTGTTCGACGTACCCGGTACTTCGCGTCGCGTCTTCCTGGGCACCGCCGCCGCGGCCGCGGGTTCGGCGCTGCTGCCCGCCATCGCGGCGCCCGCAGCGAAATACACCCGCTACAACGCCACCAGCCCGCAGGGCCGCGCCATGCTGGTGAGCTATGAGCGTGGCGTGCGGAATTTGCTGAAATACGATGCCGGCGACAGCCGCAACTGGTTCCGCAATGCCTTCATCCACGCGATGGACTGCCCGCACGGCAATTGGTGGTTCTTCACCTGGCACCGTCCCTTCGTCGGCTATTTCGAGCAGACGGTGCGCGACGCCTCGGGCAGTCCCAATTTCGCCTTTCCCTATTGGGACTGGACGGCGGAGGCGCGGATTCCCGAAGGCATGTTCTCCGGCGCGCTCGATCCGACGAGCGGGTTCTTCAATCCTTATATTTCGACCTTCGAGACGTTTTTCGAATACCTCAATCCGGCGATGACGGACTATTGGAAGACGCTGTCGCCGGCGCAGCTTGCGCAGCTCCAGACGCGCGGGATGCCGACGCTCGCATCGCTGTGGCAGCAGGTGAAGGATTTCGAGCAGAGTGCGATGTACGCGCAGACGCCTTATGCGCGCTACCTGACCAAGGCCAATCCCTGGCTGGACGACAAGACCAAGGTGACGGTGTCGCTGCCGACGATCCTGAAGGGGTTGGCGCCGAATACGTTCGATACGTTCAACTCGAACGAGACGCCGTCGCACAACACCGCGCCGAGCGGGACGACGGTGTTCGCCATCCTCGAAGGCCAGCCGCACAACAAGACGCACAACAATATCGGGGGCGTCGGCCACATCCCGAACGACCAGTATCTGAAATTCGGCTACATGGCCGACAATTTGTCGCCGGTCGATCCGGTGTTCTTCCTGCACCATTCCAACATGGACCGGCTGTGGGATGTGTGGACGCGCAAGCAGCAGGCGCGCCGCCTGCCCTGGCTGCCGACCGGTGCGCAATTCCGGACCTTCGCGACGGAGCCGTTCCTCTTCTATGTCGACCGCATGGGCAAGCCGGCGCCGCGGCGGACGGCCGGCGAGAGCATTCCGATCGGCGATTTCGACTATGCCTATCAGCCCGGGTCCGGCGAGCAGAGCGTCACGCCCGTCGCCGCCGCGGTGGCGGCGCTGAAGCCCTTCGTCGGCGCGGTGAGCGCCGGCGCCGGTGCGGTGTCGGTACCGCAGAACCTGCTGCAGGGCGGCACGCTGGTCGCTTCGATCACCATCCCGCATCCGATGTCGGGCGCGGCGCCGCGCGACTACGACGTGCTGGTCAATGCCCCGCCCGGGACGACGCATGTCGAGGCCGACAGCCCTTACTACGCCGGAACCGTGTCGTTCTTCGGCTTCATGGCCGGCATGATGGCGATGGACGTGACGTTCCAGGTGCCGCTCACCAGGCTGCCGGCCGCCGCGAAAGGCAAGGCACCGGGCGATCTCGTCTTCACCGTCGTGCCGTCCTATGCCTCGCCCAATCTGCGCGCCACCGCGCTCGGGCAGAACGGCCCCGCGCCTTTGCTCAAGGCGGTGTCGGTCGCGGTCTCGCCCTGA
- a CDS encoding nitronate monooxygenase family protein gives MTLRTPLCDMLGIDYPIMLAGMGGVSYGELAAAVSEAGGFGTLGMAGRSAEEIKHEMKVVRDLTDKPFGVDLLAAVPQSLEATADIIIEGGAKAFISGLGVPPPHLVKKFHDAGLKVMNVNGTVKHARSAEAGGLDAVVAQGTEAGGHTGRIAGMALIPQIVDAVKIPVIAAGAIVDGRGLAAALALGAQGVWMGTRFIAATEAHAGGLYKQVIVDATDEDTIITRSYSGKPMRVFRNEWVADWEKRPQDIKPFPAQAILSSQAGVMGGIGGQIEGLSRERSAFAIGQGAGAIHDVKPAREIIAGIMAEAEEVIARMAALAKVAAKA, from the coding sequence ATGACTCTCCGCACGCCTCTCTGCGACATGCTCGGCATCGACTATCCCATCATGCTCGCGGGTATGGGCGGCGTGTCTTACGGCGAACTGGCCGCAGCCGTTTCTGAGGCCGGAGGGTTCGGCACCCTCGGCATGGCGGGGCGCTCCGCCGAAGAGATCAAGCATGAGATGAAAGTCGTGCGCGATCTGACCGACAAGCCGTTCGGCGTCGATCTGCTCGCCGCGGTGCCACAATCGCTGGAGGCGACCGCCGATATCATCATCGAGGGCGGCGCGAAGGCGTTCATCTCCGGCCTCGGCGTGCCGCCGCCGCATCTGGTGAAGAAATTCCACGACGCGGGCCTGAAAGTCATGAACGTCAACGGCACGGTCAAGCATGCGCGCTCGGCCGAGGCCGGCGGGCTCGATGCCGTGGTGGCGCAGGGAACGGAGGCCGGCGGCCATACGGGCCGCATTGCCGGCATGGCGCTGATCCCGCAGATCGTGGACGCGGTGAAGATCCCGGTGATCGCGGCGGGCGCCATCGTCGACGGGCGCGGTCTCGCTGCGGCGCTGGCGCTGGGCGCGCAGGGCGTGTGGATGGGAACGCGCTTCATCGCGGCGACCGAGGCGCATGCCGGCGGGCTCTACAAGCAGGTCATCGTGGATGCGACCGACGAGGACACGATCATCACGCGGTCCTATTCCGGCAAGCCGATGCGGGTGTTCAGGAACGAATGGGTCGCGGACTGGGAGAAGCGGCCGCAGGACATCAAGCCGTTCCCGGCGCAGGCGATCCTCTCGAGCCAGGCGGGCGTGATGGGCGGCATCGGCGGCCAGATCGAGGGGCTGTCGCGCGAACGCTCGGCCTTCGCCATCGGCCAGGGCGCCGGCGCCATCCACGACGTCAAACCCGCTCGCGAAATCATCGCCGGCATCATGGCCGAAGCCGAAGAGGTCATCGCGCGCATGGCCGCACTCGCCAAAGTCGCGGCCAAAGCCTGA
- a CDS encoding Hsp70 family protein — translation MAACGLDFGTSNSAIGVLRGNAPVLAPVEGGETLIPSAVFFDYETKGNVLFGAEAIATYIGQHDGRLMRALKSILGSPLIDEKTALGSKMVALTDVVEIFVRHLKQKAEIFAGTELTAVVHGRPVRFVDDDDAADAKAQRVLEGIANRVGFRDVAFVYEPIAAAYHYEETATREETVLIADIGGGTSDFTVIRIGPERMRRADRTDDILANDGARIGGTDFDSLLSLEAVMPQLGLGTQLVEKNLPMPNGLYYELSTWSTINFAYTYQSERMLIELTAGAREPEKVARLLKVVRERLGHRIAFAVEDGKIALSEANAAVLALDFIERGLAAEATRHGFDHAIASRTERLFRTASDCIRDAGLRPDDIHTIFFTGGSGRVPAVRAAIGRAAPNARATTGSDFLSVALGLTREAQKRFG, via the coding sequence ATGGCGGCCTGCGGCTTAGACTTCGGAACATCCAATTCGGCGATCGGCGTCCTGCGCGGCAACGCGCCGGTGCTGGCGCCCGTCGAGGGCGGCGAAACGCTGATCCCGAGCGCGGTGTTCTTCGACTACGAGACCAAGGGCAACGTCCTGTTCGGGGCGGAGGCCATCGCGACCTATATCGGCCAGCATGACGGGCGGCTGATGCGGGCGCTGAAGTCGATCCTGGGTTCGCCCCTGATCGACGAGAAGACGGCGCTGGGCTCGAAGATGGTGGCGCTGACCGATGTGGTCGAGATCTTCGTGCGGCATCTGAAACAGAAGGCCGAAATCTTTGCCGGCACGGAGCTGACCGCCGTGGTGCACGGCCGCCCGGTGCGGTTCGTGGACGACGACGACGCGGCCGACGCCAAGGCGCAGCGCGTGCTGGAAGGGATCGCCAACCGCGTCGGCTTCCGCGACGTGGCCTTCGTCTACGAGCCGATCGCGGCGGCTTATCATTACGAGGAGACCGCCACGCGGGAGGAAACCGTGCTGATCGCCGATATCGGCGGCGGCACGTCGGACTTCACCGTCATCCGCATCGGGCCGGAGCGCATGCGCCGGGCGGACCGAACCGACGACATCCTGGCCAATGACGGCGCGCGGATCGGCGGCACGGATTTCGACTCGCTGCTCAGCCTGGAGGCGGTCATGCCGCAGCTCGGCCTCGGCACGCAGCTTGTCGAGAAGAACCTGCCGATGCCGAACGGGCTCTATTACGAGCTCAGCACCTGGTCGACGATCAACTTCGCATACACCTATCAGAGCGAGCGCATGCTGATCGAACTGACCGCCGGCGCGCGCGAGCCGGAGAAGGTGGCGCGACTGCTCAAGGTGGTGCGCGAGCGGCTCGGCCACCGCATCGCCTTCGCCGTGGAGGACGGCAAGATCGCGCTCAGCGAGGCGAACGCGGCCGTCCTGGCCCTCGATTTCATCGAGCGCGGGCTGGCGGCGGAGGCCACGCGTCACGGTTTCGATCATGCCATCGCGAGCCGGACGGAGCGGCTGTTCCGCACCGCGTCGGACTGCATCCGCGATGCGGGCCTCAGGCCCGACGACATCCATACGATCTTCTTCACCGGCGGATCGGGCCGCGTGCCGGCGGTGCGCGCGGCGATCGGGCGCGCCGCGCCGAACGCCCGCGCGACGACGGGCTCGGATTTCCTTTCCGTGGCGTTAGGCTTGACGCGCGAGGCGCAGAAGCGGTTTGGATAG
- a CDS encoding DUF2306 domain-containing protein, with protein MERGIARIGLAAMAFLAVGVALYSFRFAAVPAHVWLQVDDGIRGVIERVPVRALVHMIVAPVALLVGPFQFFTAIRVRRPALHRTLGKVYVAACVIAGVAALATAPYASGGPVAGIGFGTLAFLWVVTTLGAWRAAAMRKFDLHRLLMRFSYAMTFAAVTLRLQIPFFAMEGFTTYSAASVWLAYTSWMPNVIAVALYAMVKALRRPAAR; from the coding sequence ATGGAAAGAGGGATCGCGCGGATCGGGCTGGCGGCCATGGCGTTCCTCGCCGTCGGCGTCGCGCTCTATTCGTTCCGCTTCGCCGCCGTGCCGGCGCATGTCTGGCTGCAGGTGGATGACGGCATCCGCGGCGTCATCGAGCGCGTGCCGGTCCGCGCGCTGGTCCATATGATCGTGGCGCCGGTGGCGCTGCTGGTCGGGCCGTTCCAGTTCTTCACCGCGATCCGCGTCCGGCGCCCCGCCCTGCACCGCACGCTGGGCAAGGTCTATGTCGCGGCCTGCGTGATCGCCGGAGTCGCGGCGCTGGCGACGGCGCCTTATGCCTCGGGCGGACCGGTCGCGGGGATCGGCTTCGGCACGCTGGCCTTTCTGTGGGTCGTCACGACGCTCGGCGCCTGGCGCGCCGCGGCGATGCGGAAATTCGACCTGCACCGCCTCCTGATGCGCTTCAGCTATGCGATGACCTTCGCCGCCGTGACGCTGCGCCTGCAGATTCCGTTCTTCGCCATGGAGGGCTTTACGACCTACAGCGCCGCGTCGGTCTGGCTTGCCTACACGTCGTGGATGCCGAATGTGATCGCGGTGGCGCTCTACGCGATGGTGAAGGCGCTGCGCCGGCCGGCGGCGCGATGA